The proteins below are encoded in one region of Populus alba chromosome 2, ASM523922v2, whole genome shotgun sequence:
- the LOC118049987 gene encoding CLIP-associated protein isoform X1, with amino-acid sequence MEEALELARAKDTKERMAGVERLHQLLEASRKSLSSSETTSLVDCCLDLLKDNNFKVSQGALQALASAAVLSGDYFKLHFNALVPAVVERLGDGKQPVRDAARRLLLTLMEVSSPTIIVERAGSFAWTHRSWRVREEFARTVTSAISLFASTELPLQRAILPPILQMLNDPNPGVREAAILCIEEMYSQAGPQFRDELHRHHLPNSMMKDINARLERIEPQVRPSDGLAGNFGAVEMKPTSLHPKKSSPKAKSSTREISLFGAESDVTEKPIEPIKVYSEKELIREFEKIAATLVPEKDWTIRIAAMQRVEGLVLGGATDYPCFRGLLKQFVGPLNTQLSDRRSSVVKQACHLLCFLSKDLLGDFEACAEMFIPALFKLVVITVLVIAESADNCIKTMLRNCKVARVLPRIADCAKNDRAAVLRARCCEYALLILEHWPDAPEIQRSADLYEDLIRCCVADAMSEVRSTARMCYRMFAKTWPERSRRLFMSFDPVIQRIVNEEDGSLHRRHASPSIRDRSAQTSFTPQASAASHVPGYGTSAIVAMDRTSSLSSGTSLSSGLLLSQAKSLGKGTERSLESVLHASKQKVTAIESMLRGLELSDKQNPSALRSSSLDLGVDPPSSRDPPFPASVPASNHLTNSLTAESTASGIGKGSNRNGGLVLSDIITQIQASKDSAKLSYRNNMAAESLPTFSSYSTKRISERGSVEEDNDVREPRRFANPHVDRQYIDTPYKDLNYRDSHGSHIPNFQRPLLRKHVAGRMSAGRRKSFDDSQLSLGEVSSYVEGPASLIDALSEGLSPSSDWNARVAAFNYLHSLLQQGPKGVQEVIQNFEKVMKLFFQHLDDPHHKVAQAALSTLADIIPSCRKPFESYMERILPHVFSRLIDPKELVRQPCSTTLEIVSKTYGVDILLPALLRSLDEQRSPKAKLAVIEFALSSFNKHAMNSEGSGNTGILKLWLAKLTPLVHDKNTKLKEAAITCIISVYSHFDSIAVLNFILSLSVEEQNSLRRALKQYTPRIEVDLMNFVQSKKERQRSKSLYDPSDVVGTSSEEGYIGASKKSHYFGRYSGGSVDSDSGRKWSSTQESTLISGSIGQAAPDETQENLYQNFETSSNTDAYSSKNRDLNYVAGSTGLNLGSRPGRLENMDNGLNFEGLLTPGMDINGLMSSEPLRAAEGYGHDNNVLSELDLNNHKPAAVKINSLADTGPSIPQILNLICNGNDESPTSSKRGALQQLIEASMANDPSVWSKYFNQILTAVLEVLDDSDSSIRELALSLIVEMLKNQKDAMEDSIEIAIEKLLHVTEDIVPKVSNEAEHCLTVALSQYDPFRCLSVIVPLLVTEDEKTLVTCINCLTKLVGRLSQEELMVQLPSFLPALFEAFGNQSADVRKTVVFCLVDIYIMLGKAFLPHLEGLNSTQLRLVTIYANRISQARTGTAIDASHD; translated from the exons TTCGTGACGCCGCTCGACGCCTCTTGCTCACTCTCATGGAG GTTTCTTCGCCTACAATCATTGTTGAGAGAGCTGGCTCGTTTGCCTGGACGCACAGAAGCTGGAGAGTTCGTGAAGAGTTTGCTCGAACAGTAACATCTGCAATTAGTCTTTTTGCATCCACTGAGCTTCCTCTTCAGCGGGCTATTCTACCTCCT ATTTTGCAGATGTTGAATGACCCGAATCCTGGTGTTAGGGAAGCAGCTATATTATGCATCGAG GAGATGTACTCACAGGCCGGGCCCCAATTCCGTGACGAGCTTCATCGCCATCATCTTCCTAATTCCATG ATGAAGGATATCAATGCCAGACTAGAGAGGATTGAACCACAAGTACGCCCTTCAGATGGACTTGCCGGTAACTTTGGTGCTGTTGAGATGAAGCCCACAAGCCTTCATCCCAAGAAAAGCAGTCCAAAAGCCAAAAGTTCCACGAGGGAGATATCTCTTTTTGGAG CGGAGAGTGATGTCACAGAGAAACCCATAGAGCCAATTAAAGTTTATTCAGAAAAGGAGCTAATTAGGGAATTTGAGAAGATTGCAGCTACCCTTGTTCCAGAAAAGGATTGGACTATCCGCATAGCTGCCATGCAGAGAGTTGAAGGCCTTGTTTTGGGAG GTGCTACTGATTACCCATGTTTTCGGGGGCTTCTGAAGCAATTTGTTGGCCCTCTAAACACACAGTTATCTGATCGAAGGTCTAGCGTAGTGAAGCAG GCTTGCCATCTATTATGCTTTTTATCGAAGGATCTGTTGGGAGATTTTGAGGCATGTGCTGAGATGTTCATTCCT GCCCTTTTCAAGCTCGTTGTGATTACTGTACTTGTCATTGCAGAATCTGCAGATAACTGCATAAAAACG ATGTTGCGTAACTGTAAAGTTGCTCGTGTGCTTCCTCGCATAGCTGATTGTGCAAAGAATGACCGCGCTGCAGTACTCCGTGCAAG ATGCTGCGAATATGCACTATTGATACTTGAACATTGGCCCGATGCTCCTGAAATACAGCGATCTGCTGATCTCTATGAAGATCTGATAAGATGTTGTGTTGCAGACGCAATGAGCGAG GTGCGCTCAACTGCAAGGATGTGCTACAGAATGTTTGCAAAAACTTGGCCAGAGCGTTCCCGTCGTTTATTTATGTCCTTTGATCCTGTTATTCAACGG ATTGTTAATGAAGAGGATGGAAGCTTGCACAGGAGACATGCATCTCCTTCCATCCGTGATAGAAGTGCGCAAACATCATTTACCCCTCAGGCATCTGCGGCTTCACATGTACCTGGATATGGAACTTCTGCTATTGTTGCAATGGATAGAACTTCAAGTTTATCCTCTGGGACATCTCTGTCTTCTGGTCTTTTGCTCTCACAAGCAAAGTCCCTTGGTAAAGGTACTGAACGTAGTCTGGAAAGTGTGTTGCACGCTAGTAAGCAGAAGGTCACTGCAATTGAAAGCATGCTTAGAGGTTTGGAATTGTCCGACAAACAAAATCCTTCAGCTCTCCGTTCATCAAGTTTGGATCTAG GAGTTGACCCTCCATCATCTCGTGATCCACCATTCCCTGCTTCTGTTCCAGCCTCTAATCATCTCACAAACTCTTTGACAGCAGAATCAACTGCTTCTGGTATTGGTAAAGGCAGTAACCGCAATGGTGGCTTGGTCTTGTCTGATATTATTACCCAAATTCAAGCTTCCAAAGATTCTGCTAAGCTATCATATCGGAATAATATGGCAGCCGAGTCTTTGCCAACATTTTCATCATATTCAACAAAGAGGATTTCTGAAAGAGGTTCAGTTGAAGAGGACAATGATGTTAGGGAACCTAGGCGATTTGCGAACCCACATGTAGACAGGCAGTATATAGACACGCCTTACAAAGATTTAAACTACAGAGATTCACATGGCAGTCACATCCCCAACTTCCAGAGACCACTTTTGAGAAAGCATGTGGCTGGACGAATGTCTGCGGGCAGGCGAAAGAGTTTTGATGATAGTCAACTCTCACTTGGAGAGGTGTCAAGTTATGTAGAAGGTCCAGCATCTCTCATCGACGCATTGAGCGAGGGACTTAGTCCAAGTTCTGACTGGAATGCTAGGGTTGCTGCTTTCAATTACCTCCATTCTTTGCTGCAGCAAGGCCCGAAAGGCGTTCAAGAAGTAATTCAGAATTTTGAGAAGGTAATGAAGTTGTTTTTCCAGCATCTGGATGATCCGCATCATAAAGTTGCACAAGCAGCTCTCTCGACACTTGCAGATATTATTCCATCTTGCAGAAAGCCATTTGAGAGTTACATGGAACGGATCTTACCACATGTTTTCTCCCGACTAATTGACCCCAAGGAGCTAGTCAGGCAACCTTGCTCCACAACTTTGGAAATTGTCAGCAAAACTTATGGGGTTGATATTCTTTTACCAGCATTGCTCCGTTCACTAGATGAGCAGAGGTCACCAAAAGCCAAATTGGCTGTTATTGAGTTTGCCCTCAGTTCATTTAACAAGCATGCGATGAACTCTGAAGGCTCTGGGAATACTGGCATTTTGAAGTTATGGCTTGCTAAGCTGACACCGTTAGTACATGATAAAAATACTAAGCTCAAGGAAGCTGCTATTACTTGCATCATATCAGTCTATTCACACTTTGATTCCATAGCTgttctcaatttcattcttagtTTATCGGTTGAAGAACAAAATTCCTTGCGACGAGCCCTTAAACAGTACACTCCTCGCATTGAAGTGGACCTAATGAACTTTGTGCAGAGCAAGAAAGAGCGACAGAGATCTAAGTCCTTGTACGACCCATCTGATGTTGTTGGAACATCATCAGAAGAAGGATATATTGGTGCATCAAAGAAGAGTCACTATTTTGGAAGGTATTCTGGTGGTTCTGTTGATAGTGATAGTGGCAGGAAGTGGAGTTCTACCCAAGAATCAACCCTGATATCGGGAAGTATTGGCCAAGCAGCTCCTGATGAAACTCAGGAGAACTTGTATCAGAATTTTGAGACTAGTTCTAATACTGATGCCTATAGTTCAAAAAATAGGGATTTGAATTATGTGGCTGGTTCTACTGGTCTGAACTTGGGATCCCGACCTGGCCGGCTGGAAAACATGGACAATGGCCTTAACTTTGAAGGGCTGTTGACCCCAGGTATGGACATTAATGGATTGATGAGTTCTGAACCTCTGCGTGCTGCTGAAGGCTATGGGCATGACAATAATGTTCTTTCTGAGTTGGACCTTAATAATCATAAACCTGCAGCTGTGAAGATTAATTCTTTGGCTGACACTGGTCCTAGCATTCCTCAAATTCTTAATCTG ataTGCAATGGTAATGATGAAAGCCCTACCTCAAGTAAGCGTGGTGCACTTCAGCAGTTAATTGAAGCTTCTATGGCTAACGATCCCTCTGTTTGGTCCAAA tacttcaatcaaattttaacGGCTGTACTGGAGGTGTTGGATGATTCTGATTCATCAATCCGAGAACTTGCTCTTTCATTGATTGTGGAAATGCTAAAAAATCAG AAAGATGCCATGGAAGATTCTATTGAGATTGCTATTGAGAAGCTGCTTCATGTTACAGAGGATATTGTTCCAAAA GTTTCCAATGAAGCTGAGCACTGCTTGACTGTTGCATTGTCTCAGTATGATCCATTCAGATGCTTAAGT GTAATTGTCCCTTTACTGGTTACTGAAGATGAGAAAACTCTTGTAACCTGCATAAACTGTTTAACTAAG CTTGTGGGTCGTCTTTCACAAGAGGAACTGATGGTCCAGTTACCATCATTTTTGCCTGCACTTTTTGAAGCTTTTGGAAACCAGAGTGCTGATGTTCGCAAG ACTGTGGTTTTCTGTCTGGTGGATATATATATCATGCTTGGAAAAGCATTTTTGCCGCACTTGGAAGGGCTTAACAGTACACAGCTGCGTTTGGTGACCATTTATGCTAATCGGATATCACAGGCAAGAACAGGTACTGCAATAGATGCTAGCCATGATTAG
- the LOC118049987 gene encoding CLIP-associated protein isoform X2 has product MHRVALIRLFVFQEMYSQAGPQFRDELHRHHLPNSMMKDINARLERIEPQVRPSDGLAGNFGAVEMKPTSLHPKKSSPKAKSSTREISLFGAESDVTEKPIEPIKVYSEKELIREFEKIAATLVPEKDWTIRIAAMQRVEGLVLGGATDYPCFRGLLKQFVGPLNTQLSDRRSSVVKQACHLLCFLSKDLLGDFEACAEMFIPALFKLVVITVLVIAESADNCIKTMLRNCKVARVLPRIADCAKNDRAAVLRARCCEYALLILEHWPDAPEIQRSADLYEDLIRCCVADAMSEVRSTARMCYRMFAKTWPERSRRLFMSFDPVIQRIVNEEDGSLHRRHASPSIRDRSAQTSFTPQASAASHVPGYGTSAIVAMDRTSSLSSGTSLSSGLLLSQAKSLGKGTERSLESVLHASKQKVTAIESMLRGLELSDKQNPSALRSSSLDLGVDPPSSRDPPFPASVPASNHLTNSLTAESTASGIGKGSNRNGGLVLSDIITQIQASKDSAKLSYRNNMAAESLPTFSSYSTKRISERGSVEEDNDVREPRRFANPHVDRQYIDTPYKDLNYRDSHGSHIPNFQRPLLRKHVAGRMSAGRRKSFDDSQLSLGEVSSYVEGPASLIDALSEGLSPSSDWNARVAAFNYLHSLLQQGPKGVQEVIQNFEKVMKLFFQHLDDPHHKVAQAALSTLADIIPSCRKPFESYMERILPHVFSRLIDPKELVRQPCSTTLEIVSKTYGVDILLPALLRSLDEQRSPKAKLAVIEFALSSFNKHAMNSEGSGNTGILKLWLAKLTPLVHDKNTKLKEAAITCIISVYSHFDSIAVLNFILSLSVEEQNSLRRALKQYTPRIEVDLMNFVQSKKERQRSKSLYDPSDVVGTSSEEGYIGASKKSHYFGRYSGGSVDSDSGRKWSSTQESTLISGSIGQAAPDETQENLYQNFETSSNTDAYSSKNRDLNYVAGSTGLNLGSRPGRLENMDNGLNFEGLLTPGMDINGLMSSEPLRAAEGYGHDNNVLSELDLNNHKPAAVKINSLADTGPSIPQILNLICNGNDESPTSSKRGALQQLIEASMANDPSVWSKYFNQILTAVLEVLDDSDSSIRELALSLIVEMLKNQKDAMEDSIEIAIEKLLHVTEDIVPKVSNEAEHCLTVALSQYDPFRCLSVIVPLLVTEDEKTLVTCINCLTKLVGRLSQEELMVQLPSFLPALFEAFGNQSADVRKTVVFCLVDIYIMLGKAFLPHLEGLNSTQLRLVTIYANRISQARTGTAIDASHD; this is encoded by the exons ATGCATCGAG TCGCATTAATCCGACTATTCGTCTTTCAGGAGATGTACTCACAGGCCGGGCCCCAATTCCGTGACGAGCTTCATCGCCATCATCTTCCTAATTCCATG ATGAAGGATATCAATGCCAGACTAGAGAGGATTGAACCACAAGTACGCCCTTCAGATGGACTTGCCGGTAACTTTGGTGCTGTTGAGATGAAGCCCACAAGCCTTCATCCCAAGAAAAGCAGTCCAAAAGCCAAAAGTTCCACGAGGGAGATATCTCTTTTTGGAG CGGAGAGTGATGTCACAGAGAAACCCATAGAGCCAATTAAAGTTTATTCAGAAAAGGAGCTAATTAGGGAATTTGAGAAGATTGCAGCTACCCTTGTTCCAGAAAAGGATTGGACTATCCGCATAGCTGCCATGCAGAGAGTTGAAGGCCTTGTTTTGGGAG GTGCTACTGATTACCCATGTTTTCGGGGGCTTCTGAAGCAATTTGTTGGCCCTCTAAACACACAGTTATCTGATCGAAGGTCTAGCGTAGTGAAGCAG GCTTGCCATCTATTATGCTTTTTATCGAAGGATCTGTTGGGAGATTTTGAGGCATGTGCTGAGATGTTCATTCCT GCCCTTTTCAAGCTCGTTGTGATTACTGTACTTGTCATTGCAGAATCTGCAGATAACTGCATAAAAACG ATGTTGCGTAACTGTAAAGTTGCTCGTGTGCTTCCTCGCATAGCTGATTGTGCAAAGAATGACCGCGCTGCAGTACTCCGTGCAAG ATGCTGCGAATATGCACTATTGATACTTGAACATTGGCCCGATGCTCCTGAAATACAGCGATCTGCTGATCTCTATGAAGATCTGATAAGATGTTGTGTTGCAGACGCAATGAGCGAG GTGCGCTCAACTGCAAGGATGTGCTACAGAATGTTTGCAAAAACTTGGCCAGAGCGTTCCCGTCGTTTATTTATGTCCTTTGATCCTGTTATTCAACGG ATTGTTAATGAAGAGGATGGAAGCTTGCACAGGAGACATGCATCTCCTTCCATCCGTGATAGAAGTGCGCAAACATCATTTACCCCTCAGGCATCTGCGGCTTCACATGTACCTGGATATGGAACTTCTGCTATTGTTGCAATGGATAGAACTTCAAGTTTATCCTCTGGGACATCTCTGTCTTCTGGTCTTTTGCTCTCACAAGCAAAGTCCCTTGGTAAAGGTACTGAACGTAGTCTGGAAAGTGTGTTGCACGCTAGTAAGCAGAAGGTCACTGCAATTGAAAGCATGCTTAGAGGTTTGGAATTGTCCGACAAACAAAATCCTTCAGCTCTCCGTTCATCAAGTTTGGATCTAG GAGTTGACCCTCCATCATCTCGTGATCCACCATTCCCTGCTTCTGTTCCAGCCTCTAATCATCTCACAAACTCTTTGACAGCAGAATCAACTGCTTCTGGTATTGGTAAAGGCAGTAACCGCAATGGTGGCTTGGTCTTGTCTGATATTATTACCCAAATTCAAGCTTCCAAAGATTCTGCTAAGCTATCATATCGGAATAATATGGCAGCCGAGTCTTTGCCAACATTTTCATCATATTCAACAAAGAGGATTTCTGAAAGAGGTTCAGTTGAAGAGGACAATGATGTTAGGGAACCTAGGCGATTTGCGAACCCACATGTAGACAGGCAGTATATAGACACGCCTTACAAAGATTTAAACTACAGAGATTCACATGGCAGTCACATCCCCAACTTCCAGAGACCACTTTTGAGAAAGCATGTGGCTGGACGAATGTCTGCGGGCAGGCGAAAGAGTTTTGATGATAGTCAACTCTCACTTGGAGAGGTGTCAAGTTATGTAGAAGGTCCAGCATCTCTCATCGACGCATTGAGCGAGGGACTTAGTCCAAGTTCTGACTGGAATGCTAGGGTTGCTGCTTTCAATTACCTCCATTCTTTGCTGCAGCAAGGCCCGAAAGGCGTTCAAGAAGTAATTCAGAATTTTGAGAAGGTAATGAAGTTGTTTTTCCAGCATCTGGATGATCCGCATCATAAAGTTGCACAAGCAGCTCTCTCGACACTTGCAGATATTATTCCATCTTGCAGAAAGCCATTTGAGAGTTACATGGAACGGATCTTACCACATGTTTTCTCCCGACTAATTGACCCCAAGGAGCTAGTCAGGCAACCTTGCTCCACAACTTTGGAAATTGTCAGCAAAACTTATGGGGTTGATATTCTTTTACCAGCATTGCTCCGTTCACTAGATGAGCAGAGGTCACCAAAAGCCAAATTGGCTGTTATTGAGTTTGCCCTCAGTTCATTTAACAAGCATGCGATGAACTCTGAAGGCTCTGGGAATACTGGCATTTTGAAGTTATGGCTTGCTAAGCTGACACCGTTAGTACATGATAAAAATACTAAGCTCAAGGAAGCTGCTATTACTTGCATCATATCAGTCTATTCACACTTTGATTCCATAGCTgttctcaatttcattcttagtTTATCGGTTGAAGAACAAAATTCCTTGCGACGAGCCCTTAAACAGTACACTCCTCGCATTGAAGTGGACCTAATGAACTTTGTGCAGAGCAAGAAAGAGCGACAGAGATCTAAGTCCTTGTACGACCCATCTGATGTTGTTGGAACATCATCAGAAGAAGGATATATTGGTGCATCAAAGAAGAGTCACTATTTTGGAAGGTATTCTGGTGGTTCTGTTGATAGTGATAGTGGCAGGAAGTGGAGTTCTACCCAAGAATCAACCCTGATATCGGGAAGTATTGGCCAAGCAGCTCCTGATGAAACTCAGGAGAACTTGTATCAGAATTTTGAGACTAGTTCTAATACTGATGCCTATAGTTCAAAAAATAGGGATTTGAATTATGTGGCTGGTTCTACTGGTCTGAACTTGGGATCCCGACCTGGCCGGCTGGAAAACATGGACAATGGCCTTAACTTTGAAGGGCTGTTGACCCCAGGTATGGACATTAATGGATTGATGAGTTCTGAACCTCTGCGTGCTGCTGAAGGCTATGGGCATGACAATAATGTTCTTTCTGAGTTGGACCTTAATAATCATAAACCTGCAGCTGTGAAGATTAATTCTTTGGCTGACACTGGTCCTAGCATTCCTCAAATTCTTAATCTG ataTGCAATGGTAATGATGAAAGCCCTACCTCAAGTAAGCGTGGTGCACTTCAGCAGTTAATTGAAGCTTCTATGGCTAACGATCCCTCTGTTTGGTCCAAA tacttcaatcaaattttaacGGCTGTACTGGAGGTGTTGGATGATTCTGATTCATCAATCCGAGAACTTGCTCTTTCATTGATTGTGGAAATGCTAAAAAATCAG AAAGATGCCATGGAAGATTCTATTGAGATTGCTATTGAGAAGCTGCTTCATGTTACAGAGGATATTGTTCCAAAA GTTTCCAATGAAGCTGAGCACTGCTTGACTGTTGCATTGTCTCAGTATGATCCATTCAGATGCTTAAGT GTAATTGTCCCTTTACTGGTTACTGAAGATGAGAAAACTCTTGTAACCTGCATAAACTGTTTAACTAAG CTTGTGGGTCGTCTTTCACAAGAGGAACTGATGGTCCAGTTACCATCATTTTTGCCTGCACTTTTTGAAGCTTTTGGAAACCAGAGTGCTGATGTTCGCAAG ACTGTGGTTTTCTGTCTGGTGGATATATATATCATGCTTGGAAAAGCATTTTTGCCGCACTTGGAAGGGCTTAACAGTACACAGCTGCGTTTGGTGACCATTTATGCTAATCGGATATCACAGGCAAGAACAGGTACTGCAATAGATGCTAGCCATGATTAG